One part of the Lotus japonicus ecotype B-129 chromosome 2, LjGifu_v1.2 genome encodes these proteins:
- the LOC130737590 gene encoding uncharacterized protein LOC130737590 yields the protein MGEEREDPQKLKKLAADSYDYDADSRWPDYWANVLIPPNMASRSDVVSHYKRKFYQRHVDPDLVVEPMNFGSSSQPARQSSTTTSSTPPRTNDQVRARSSGSSNRTSGTSATAGPNSTPLRWDRQTILFSVNAWVFVVAVLAVFPLVPRHLSQRAYRLSFMGTTCSSLYSLYSQYGKPRAWNLQALQVYFQSIIAAKDFIYFIYCLTFVTSHLCLKFALIPIICWAFENVAKFLRRNFSRSTLYRKYLEEPCVWVESNNMTLNILTSHAEIGLGFLLVISLFSWQRNIIQTFMYWQLLKLMYNVPVTAAYHQSVWAKIGRTVNPLIHSHAPFLKTPLSAVQRWWLR from the exons ATGGGGGAAGAGAGAGAAGATCCACAGAAGCTGAAGAAATTAGCGGCGGATTCCTACGACTACGACGCCGACTCTCGATGGCCCGATTACTGGGCCAACGTTCTCATCCCTCCCAACATGGCCTCCCGCTCCGACGTCGTTTCACACTACAAACGCAAGTTCTACCAGCGCCACGTT GACCCTGATCTTGTGGTAGAACCAATGAATTTTGGCAGTTCATCTCAGCCAGCACGacaatcatcaacaacaacatcgtCAACCCCACCCCGGACAAATGATCAAGTTCGTGCAAGAAGCTCTG GATCAAGTAATAGAACATCAGGGACATCTGCAACTGCAGGTCCTAATTCAACTCCTTTGCGTTGGGATCGGCAGACAATTCTATTTTCTGTTAATGCTTGG gTGTTTGTTGTGGCTGTCCTTGCTGTTTTTCCACTGGTACCTAGACATCTTTCTCAAAGGGCATATCGTCTTTCTTTTATGGGTACTACTTGCTCTTCTCTGTACTCATTGTACTCACAGTATGGG AAGCCAAGAGCATGGAATTTGCAGGCGTTGCAAGTTTACTTTCAATCAATAATAGCTGCAAAGGATTTTATATACTTCATCTACTGCCTTACTTTTGTTACATCACATCTTTGCCTTAAAT TTGCTTTGATTCCAATCATATGTTGGGCATTTGAAAATGTTGCCAAGTTCCTTAGACGTAATTTCAGTCGCTCTACCTTGTACAG GAAGTACTTGGAAGAGCCTTGTGTTTGGGTGGAGTCAAACAATATGACCCTCAATATACTGACATCACATGCCGAGATTGGACTTGGATTTCTGCTGGTCATCTCACTGTTCTC GTGGCAGCGCAACATAATACAGACATTCATGTACTGGCAG CTTTTGAAGCTCATGTATAACGTTCCAGTTACTGCTGCTTACCATCAGAGTGTTTGGGCTAAAATTGGGAGGACGGTTAATCCACTCATCCACAGCCATgcaccattcttgaagacaccTTTATCTGCTGTCCAAAGATGGTGGCTAAGATAG